The DNA window CTGCCACATGATGGCCTTTGATCTCTACTGACTAGTAATCATGGTATCTAACTCATGGTTGAGTAAACCATTATTGACAATTGGATAGTTATTCAAGCACCCACAACAAATGAAACTATTAGCATTATCTAAAAGAATGAAACTATTAAGAGGTCAGGGTGTTGGGGTTGCTGCTCTTAGTATGTGATGGTttcaattttaagatttttatttatttacgaGAAAATGtaacaaatgtcattgacaaatacttaattttaagaaatatcatcgtataaacgaatttatttaagaaattttatcgTCGTTAGGGTTCTATCAGCATTTctccgttaagtgctatagtatatatgaacaatatatatttaacgatAGAAATGGACAGAACCCTATGACGATGGTATTTTTAGACAAAATCATTTGTACAATAGCATTTCATATAACTCACGCTCGTCAATGGAATATTTTCGACTTAGATATTTGTGAATGGAatcttttagattttctttttatctatttattttgtagGAAACAAATCTAAGATTATCGACACAGCAATAGAGAAGTCCAAATGAAAATTTAAGAATTAGCTGGAATTTCACAGGAAGCCTCGTTGAAAGCTTCTCAGAATGTAAACgtcaattaatttatgaaatgGGTCATAGTATATACGTGGACGGAGGAAAGGGAAGATTACATCATAGTGGTTGGCAAAAAGTTGAATGcctttttaatctttttgcttctattCATGTTTGTTCCTGGTCCCACTTCTCAGCTGTTATTTGCTAGTTCCATATATACTCTAAATTCATGTATAACAACGTCATCAGTATCTCATCATGTGTAGTTACTAGTTAATTATACTCTAAATGGTTGTATATTTCTGTTGCTGATGTGTTCTACcgttgcttttttttctaattatgtGCCATTCCAAGCTTGTTAATTAAAATCGTTATATTTGCTTAAACAAAGATTGTATGCCCAAAGGTCTTTAAATACCTATATATACCTGTTTCATATGCCCTTTTGTAGAATCAAAGCTACTAAAATCAATCAAAGCTAAGCTAACTCTAGTGCCAATATTGCAATTTTGCATTAGAATCTTGTATAAGAGGCACAATTGGAATTTTAAGCAGTACCAGAGTACTACGTCAATCCCTGTAAGTTTAGTGCATTTCGTATTAGCATACGGATAACCCTGAGCCTAATGGACAACAAAATTAAAGTGCATGTACTCTCAACTTCTGAAGATCGATGTAAAATATAGAGGTCCATCACTAATTAGTCATAGTCAGTGGACATCTTAACTAAGCTTTTGGTCGAATGAATGTAATTAAACCGGTAGCACTTTATCTTTTAGGTACATTTTGTACACCATTTATTCTACCTTTTGACCAGTTAGCATGTTctttgatataaaaaaaatgaaactggCATAATTATTGAATTGTTGGCTGGTTTCTTGCTTGTTCTCTGAAAACTTCAtgaagtatatatacatacaacaTATGTATGTTTGATGTGACGgtttcaaaattaatatatgaagaTCAGCTGGTGTGATTACAGAATAGATAGATGGAGAGGCCATGGATCAGTACTGTAGCAATGCATATTATTTGCTCTTTTCTCATTATTATTTCTAACAGGTACAATGCAAGTTCTTCCAGCTGCTGGTACGTTTGGTttcaaagaaaaggagagctgctagctagctttttcGATCTACATTAAACACCTTCCTTTTTCATCATCATTCCATCTCAGAGATTAACTAACCACCATTTGGGAGGTAAGACTAATTAACTTTCTTGACTAGACAACATCGCTAACACTTTTCTGATCAGAGAACATGAATGCTAAGCGGCACGGAAACCAAAAGATAGGAAAACTGTAAAGTATAATTGCCATAATAAATAGCATTTCACTGTATGATACAGCAATAAGAAATCAGCAGCTGGAGTCGTACTACGAAGTAGCTAGGCCTTGTTGACTAACAGAAACAGTACTAGCATGAGCTTATATACAGTGACTGCGCCAACTAATTTCTGAATTTGTACTATGACTGCACCAACTAATTTCCACCTAGCTGATTTTGCTGAGTGCCGCAATCGATCGTCAGCTCAAGATTTAGAGCGATTACAAGCAGGAAGGGGGTGAGGAAATAAACTCTGTTCAGTTGTTCCAATGCTGCATGCACAGGAGAAATCtagacaagaaaaagaaaggagcagAGACATTTGTCAGATGAGTCCGGCAAGTTCACCAACCTGTTGAATAGCCGAATAACTGAATTGGGTGGTTTGTCAAACAAAGTGGCTGGTTGCCTCACCTGCACCTGCAGAAAAACGCTGCTGCTCCTCACCCTTCAGCACCTGACTAGGATTAGACATGTCACCATCCTCCTAGAATTCAGAATGTCTCCAATTGAAGCTCCCCAACTGCCTGATCGACGAGGTCACGACATTATTTACTGAATCAAATTCAGTATAGCCTATGATACTTTTTATGCCTGCACATATATTCTTGTGTCTGAGATAAGCAATTTTGTTGCCACGCTGAGGGCATAGAATTGTTCCAGAATAGATGAAAATGATCAACAAGTTCCTGTTATATATTCGCAGGGTGCACTGTATGATGTATCTTCGAGGAAATTGCAGTGTAAAATCTTGCATTGTTCGGACTCACATTAGACCAGTTGTTacttttactttatttaaCAGAATTCCAACAATGCAGAACACCATATGGTCTCTTGAGCAGTCTTTTATATTGACCATACTTGAACAGAACTATCATGTGAATGTCACTTAAAGCATTGCAAACTAATGCTCCTCATGACTTCCATTTCCAATTTGATTTGAGACTTTACAGGTGTCAACATCACGTCATAGTCCAATTCATCACCCACGGTTTATGGGAGCCTCTTTTTCTGGAGAGAGATAATTgtggaggaagaaaaaaaacagaactaaGGATCATAACGGGAGTGTAAATACAGCTGAGCAAGAGGGAAAAGTTAAACATCACATCTTGTGGCAGATTGAAATTAGGGTGAAGAAAAGTTAAACTGTATCCCCGCCTTCCCCATGTCATGATCAAACTGTTTTAGGATGTGGCAGTAATTCACCTGAGCAAGAGGGGAAATCATTCATtcagtaagaaaaaaaaaataatttaatttcatcagtTACTTCAGAGGGATGTCAAATACAAACCTCTACGCGAAATAATCTGGTTGGCATAACTACACCAAATCCTGCAGAACTCCTGAATGTTTGAAGGAAATTAGCAAGAGGAAATTTCCTGAGATCAGGCTCAGCTAGTCTGGCAAGATTTCCAGCTGAGACAAATGCATGGCCATGGATTCCCAGCTCCCTGAGCGGCTTCAGAGGTATATCAAATGACAGATCAGCAAAGGCTGTGACCGCTATGTCACCCCCAAGTGTACCTAGCTCAGGAGAAATGGAAGGAAGATTTTCAGAATTCTTGGGATCACTGGTTCGCAAGTCAGTCCCCAGCCCTCTTTTCTTGAAGCCTAATAGTGATGATGGTCCACCCAAGCGGCACATAAGAGACCTAGTGCCACCCAAGTAGAACTGCTCTGGAAGTGGGGATATAGAGCCCATCGATCCCCTTTCCAATGGGTGGATCACCCCTGCAGCCACTCCAGCATTAAGGGCGCCATTCAACACACCCAATGGTAAAGCCACTCGAAGATCAAGTTCCTGATACAATATGCAGGAATGAGTAATGCCAGTGAGAAATGGCCAACATTATTTCAGCTAGTTAGTAGTTTAGGCTTGAAGCAGACCAgctatttcataaaaaaaattctaatatcTATCATATTAGATATTACAGAACAGAGAAGGATCAAGTCATGTCATTTAAAGGCAAAGTTGCTGGTTTCTGAAATCTGAAGTAGCAGAGGCTGGAAAGAAAGGGCAATGCTGTAAAAAATTCAGAATTCTTGACCAGAGAATTTAACTAGCTCCGAAAGTTTTTGGTATCCTAAcaacatgatttatatcacgtaagaaaaataaactgcttTTAGCAGGAAAAAAACTACGGAGCACAGGATGCATCCCATGCAAATTGACCATGTGATTTCCCCTTTCCAGGAAGTGGCAATTATGGATCAGAAAGGTAAAGTTGTCCAATATACCTGTCTAATGTAACGCACATTTTTGCTATCTGGTGCAAGGCCTCCAACttgagaagaaaacaaaaaagcaTATCCACGTGTCGGTCGTATGCTTGAATCTCTCTGGTCAGACTTGTATGTGTACTTAATAGAGGATAGAAGGCTATGCCCTAACTGCCTACTTATGGAATTGGATGACATCAGTGCCCGGCCAGTAATAGTACGCCATGACAGATTGTAAGAGAGGTTATGGTTCATGGTGGAGAGCAAACCAACAGAAACACCCATCATGTGTTCTTTGAGTGATGACTTCAACCAGTCCTCAGAGAGAAGTGACATTCGAGCTACCAGTGGAGTAGGTATTGCTCCGATTCTTGGTATTGCCACTCCAGTACTTAGGTCCAGTGTCTGATCTAAGCCAAGATCACCTGATGCATCCCACGTCTCACAATATCCAAATAGGTTCTTCAACTTCACTGAACCTTGAACTGAGCATGATCTAGCCTGTGATAGATTCAAAAGGAAATATATAGATGACACAAGGAGATTTGAAAAGCAATTGTAATAATGCAGAAAATATTAGCCATCAATGCATCCTATTTTCCCACCAATGTAGGTTATGAAACTGATTCATAGTTATGAACTTTCGTTGCCCAACTGCACAGAATGCACAAATGCAGAGTTAAGTAGTAAAGAATGGAGAAAAATCTTTGCTGGATTTTCGCTCATATTATTCCATGGATGTTGGATAGGTTAACAAAAACATAACTTTGGCAAAGGGGGGACAACTAGGGGAGAAAATACTTAAATATCTGTTGAAGAAATACTGatagaaaggaggaaaaataaggaaaataaCTATACAGTAGAAAAAACAGGTAGAGTGCGGAGGGCTAGTTGTTTTCTACCCAAGAAACCGAATCAGTGCAATTGAAGCAACTACAACCACCTAAAAGCAACATTGAAACATTGAATTCTATCAGAACAAATCGCATTCAGTCATAAATTTTCCTGCTGATCTCCATCATCAAAGTCCTGGTACAAGCATAAGAAATCAGCCCCTCTTGTCTGCTGAAATCAAAATCATTTACAGCATTGCCTTGTTTTCCATGACACTCCTCTTGGTTAAAATTAGCTAGGTTAGACTCAAGTTCCTAACTGCAAGCAATATCGTGTAGTCTCATCTTTATTAGTAACTCAAGCTAAGTAAGTAATCATAACATGGATCATAAAAGGATGTTCgattttgtaaaagaaaaaaaggagacaTTTTTAGTAGGATGCGCATACCCCGCTGTTGGCGAAGATGCCGAGTTCGCCGGCAGCGCGGCCCCGGGCCTCGGCGACGTCAACAAGGACGACAACGGCTGCGCCACCCGGGAGCCCCGGCGGAGCTGCGTCGAGGATGATGGATACAGTGTCGAAGGCGCCGAGGCGACGGATCCGATCGCCGGCCGCGGCTGCAGCGCGCACGAGGTCTCTGACGGTGGCGGCACGCGCCAGGTCGGagcccaccgccgcctccactgCGGCGCGGCGCGTGCGGCTGCAACCCCGGATCTCCACATCGTGCACCCGGATCCGGACCTCATCCGCTGTGAGGCGCCGCAGGACAGACTGGAGGCGagcctcgtcggcgccgtcggacggggacggggaggtTTCTTGGTCGTCATcgaagtcgtcgtcgtcgtcgtcatcgtgtTCGTCTTCGAattcgtcatcgtcgtcgtggtgGTAGTGTTGCGGGACGGAAGCAGAAGAAGAGGGTGTGGTAGTTGCCATTGGAATGGAtcggaaggaaggaaggagcaATCCAAGTGGGATGGAAGAGGAACTGCTCCATTCACTCAACCATGTCCCCAACGACGTTTGCAATTAGAGaatttcaacttttttttttagaaaacaataCAAACGCTTGCCATAATATGGACAAAACTGCGGAGATAcaaatggtttttttatagGAGAGTCATTCAAATAGGACCGAGGCAATAGATAAGAAATTCAGATCATCTTACATCTAAAAACAATGGTAGAATAACACAGGAAAACATAGCGAGAAAATAACATGGCACGGTAGCAAATGTGCACTACAGAACACTCTAGTGAATCACTGCATACAaaacaatgataaatttaCTACTTTGTAATACAATAAATCATCATAGAAAAATGATCCATAGTTATTTATCTCGAACCAAATGGTTATGATTCTCAGCATGTCACCGCACTTTTTCTTTCCTGACGTTAGCATGCAATGATAGAGGATCTGATTCCTTGCCTTGATGCATTTGAAGGAAACAAAGTGCCACATTTAATATGCATAAtgtgaaatatttatatttacgtTACGTCATTGTTTACCTAAAAAACTTCACTGACACGACACTAATATTGGTAAGTTGTATGGACCTTTAGGTGCACATAAGACCTTTatggttgtttggttgataCCACAACTTGCCTAAGCTTACCACACCTCAAGTTAGCTAAATTTGACAAGTCAGATGTACGTTTGTTTTGTGCTAGACTtgtgacaaaattttattttcaatatataggAATCACGTGTCAATGACACAATAAAGTGGGCAAACTTGTCTTATTTTAGCTAAAGTGTGGCTCTATTTTATTAGTCAAAACTTAGGCAAGttagctaaaatattatgataacCTTAGATAAATTGAGTATGTCAACTAAACATTCCCTGAAATTTACAAAACCACCATAGTTTAGTTAGACTATTACAAAGCTACTACCTCTatcctataataactttatttttcgatttttatGTTCAAAGTtggaccattcgtcttatttgaaaatttagtaaaaaactaaaaaaaatagtcacgcataaattattattcatgttttgtcatatagtaacaataaaaatattaatcgtaaaaaatatttcaaataagaccAAGAGtatccaaaaactaaaaaaataaatatatttcaatataGAGGTAGTACGTATTTAACATCACTTTTTTTAcgaaactacaaatttaaatcattGTATCAAAGCAACTACtcttataacttaaaaaagataattgtGAAACTCTCAAGCTGAATATCTTTAATAGTTTCGCTATATAACctagttttatgataatttgGTTAATGTATACGtagttttatgaattttatgataatttattttcttttttcacctTTACAAACCTGCACATTCATCTCtgcagagagaaaaagaaaagacgaAAACTTGTTGCATGCTATGACTGAATGCCTACCATGATACAAGAAAgaagacaaaagaaaacactgaaatttcataggatttgaGGAATTTCAAGCGGTTTcggaggaggccgaggcgaTCTCGAGCTGGGCCCACCACAGGGGATTCTCCCGCGGGGCGGCCTGCTCCGCCGACAACCCGCCCACTCCTCTCACCATCCTCGCCACCTCGCCCATGCTTATCGCTCTCTTCCCCGCCTCCGGCCTCACGCACCGCCGCACCACCTCGCACAGCGCCGCTACGTCTTCCTCCGGCGCCGCGGACGACGACCTCACCAGCGTCCTGTCAGCCATTGCGCTGAGCGGCCTCTTGCCGTCCAGGTAGCTCGACGCCCACAGCACCAGCAGCCGGTCGTCTTCCGAGatcggccgccgcccggagATCACCTCCAGCACCAGTATCCCGAACTTGTACACGATCACGCTTTCTTGACTAATCTCTCgcgatgctgctgctgcatcctGCTTGCTGCCATCCTTCCAGAATTCGATGTCGGCGATCTTGGCTGCGTAATCCTCGGTGAGGTAGATGGATGAGGAGCTCAGGCTTGttgggagaggaggaggaggatctaGCTGGATCATGTGCTCCAAGCAGTAGGCTACTCCCGTGATGATTCGTACCCTTGTTTTCCAGTCCAAATGTTCTGCTTCTCTGACTGCAAAACCAATTTGATACTACATTAGTTGCCAGTCACTAGCTAcaatacattatatatattgcagtCTGTTTGTTCTTCAGATTAatcaagattattttttttttggcagaagATAAGATGAATCAACAGCATTTGGAGGTTCAAGAACTATATAGGAGCCTTACTGTGAAGATGCTCAAAGAGGGAGCCACACGAAGCATACTCAAACACCATCATCCTGGTGAATGGCTCCTCGCATGCGCAGTAACCAAGCAGGTTCATGAAGTTCTTGTGGTTCACTTTGGACAACACCGAGATCTGAAAGATTTCTCCATTGAGAGGGAGTAGCATGGAGCTGTATGCTTTGCTCATTAAGTACAACATATGAGTACCTTGTTCCTGAATTGCTCTTCAGATTGAGCAGACCATAGTTGCGCAGAGTTAACTGAAGTGGAAAGAACAGCTATTTCAACCCCACTTGACAGAGTACCCTTGTACAATGTGCATTCAGGTAAAGTGCCGATCACATTGATGAAACCCTCACATGCTGCCTCCAGCTCTGTCCTCTCTAGAGAAGGCACACCTGCACACAAAAAGGTAAATTACACTGCCTGAAAatcagtaaaatgcaccagGCACTGTGGCTTGATGCATGGATTTGGCTTCTGTAGTTTTACAATTGCAGAAAACAAATGTCTATAGAAAATGTTAAGTGCATTTAACCATGAATTAAGGTAAGATGATGGCAGGAACAAACAGACAGACCTGTTACAAATGCCTTCTTTAGCTGTCCACTCAACCCTGTGGACCATGGCATGACAGTGTTGTCCTTCTTTCTACGGGAGAAGAGTAGATATATGGCAGTAGCTACTGCTGCAACGAAAAGGACTCCAGCAATGGGCAATGCGTAGATAAGCCAACGAGGTTGCAGTTTTGGTGCCGGTGATTGAACTGGGAGAGGCAACTGCTTTTGGGAGTGTGTTTGGGTTTTATTAGAAATCAGTTCCCTTGATTGCAGAAGTTGTCTGGCATTGTGAACAGTTCTACACAAAAATTGAATAGATTGTGTtacgaaaaaaaatggtgcttGGAAAATCGATTTGCAAATAATTAACACATATGCAAATTAAACTACATATTCTATATTCCCATGTTGCCTTCTCTGTTACTCCTATATTAGTAAAACATTCTATGGGTTTTATCATGAAAAATTAATGTTATATGCACGGTCAATTGATAGCCTACATCTCAGAAAAACAAACCTAGGAGATTTAATTAATGGATATAAGGTATAATGCCATCATCATTGCAGAAATTGTGACTTAAAAACGACTTGTTTAAAATAGAAACAGAAAAAGGGAAATGTTATAAGGAGACAAgtaagctgaaaaataattcgAGGTGTTAAGTGCTTGGTGAAATAGTCTAGGGAGTAACTTATAACtgttttaaacatttgataggCACAAAGAACCCTCACTTTGCTAAGCATTTTCGGCAAGGTCCAAAACCTCCCCTATTGTCAGCTACACTGGAGAACATGTTCTCTTTGAGTAATCTGAAAATATCATCATAGCGCTTCAGATTACATAGCACATCAGAAAGACTAAAGCTCCATCAAAATGATTGGGCTAAAGCATAACTTACAAGGTGAGCACTCTGCCAATCACCTTTCTTTCTCCCCAGATTGACAATGAATCAGCCGGTttgattctctctctctctctgtgtctCAGAAGAGTTCTCCCTGAAGCACAAACTCAATTCAAATCCACTTGAAGCCACCATTTCTATAAGGTCCCTTTCAATTCAATCTTCAGCAATCAAAAGAACATCTCACCTTCTTCACTGTAGGGAGCAGATGACCCAAATCTCGCAGAAACAACAAAGGAGAACAATACGAAGTAGAGCACTCTAATAGCCCATGCCTCCATTTGCCACAATGTCGATTTTTTTGGCAGAGCTCGAACCTCTTGTTTCTTCTGCAGATTGTTAAGAGTAAGTAAGAACAGCACGGTGATTACAAATGAACACTGTAAGGAGGGGAaggattcaaaattttaccTGTCAAGTGTGGTGGTGGGGCTATACGCCAGAAAGCTTAAATCTTCTTTTGGATTGTAAAAGCACAAGTGATTCCATAGCACCTAAAGAAAGGTATCACTGAGTAAAGAAGCATCTTCTCTCTGTCGCTGTTCTGTTTCTCCACTCAAAGCTGTAATGCTTGATATtaagaacaaaaagaaatggatAAGTGAAACAATAGAGCAAAGCAGGAGCTTGCAAAGAGTCCAGCAATTAACTGAGCAAGCAAAGAACCGGGCACTGTCATAAATCTGTTTTGTAAGGACAAAAAATGTACAGGAGAGGCACAGGTAGTTACGTTACAAAGGGAATCGACAAGA is part of the Oryza brachyantha chromosome 11, ObraRS2, whole genome shotgun sequence genome and encodes:
- the LOC102715615 gene encoding SAM50-like protein SPAC17C9.06; amino-acid sequence: MATTTPSSSASVPQHYHHDDDDEFEDEHDDDDDDDFDDDQETSPSPSDGADEARLQSVLRRLTADEVRIRVHDVEIRGCSRTRRAAVEAAVGSDLARAATVRDLVRAAAAAGDRIRRLGAFDTVSIILDAAPPGLPGGAAVVVLVDVAEARGRAAGELGIFANSGARSCSVQGSVKLKNLFGYCETWDASGDLGLDQTLDLSTGVAIPRIGAIPTPLVARMSLLSEDWLKSSLKEHMMGVSVGLLSTMNHNLSYNLSWRTITGRALMSSNSISRQLGHSLLSSIKYTYKSDQRDSSIRPTRGYAFLFSSQVGGLAPDSKNVRYIRQELDLRVALPLGVLNGALNAGVAAGVIHPLERGSMGSISPLPEQFYLGGTRSLMCRLGGPSSLLGFKKRGLGTDLRTSDPKNSENLPSISPELGTLGGDIAVTAFADLSFDIPLKPLRELGIHGHAFVSAGNLARLAEPDLRKFPLANFLQTFRSSAGFGVVMPTRLFRVEVNYCHILKQFDHDMGKAGIQFNFSSP
- the LOC102715889 gene encoding protein MALE DISCOVERER 2-like, translated to MEAWAIRVLYFVLFSFVVSARFGSSAPYSEEGRTLLRHRERERIKPADSLSIWGERKVIGRVLTLLLKENMFSSVADNRGGFGPCRKCLAKTVHNARQLLQSRELISNKTQTHSQKQLPLPVQSPAPKLQPRWLIYALPIAGVLFVAAVATAIYLLFSRRKKDNTVMPWSTGLSGQLKKAFVTGVPSLERTELEAACEGFINVIGTLPECTLYKGTLSSGVEIAVLSTSVNSAQLWSAQSEEQFRNKISVLSKVNHKNFMNLLGYCACEEPFTRMMVFEYASCGSLFEHLHIREAEHLDWKTRVRIITGVAYCLEHMIQLDPPPPLPTSLSSSSIYLTEDYAAKIADIEFWKDGSKQDAAAASREISQESVIVYKFGILVLEVISGRRPISEDDRLLVLWASSYLDGKRPLSAMADRTLVRSSSAAPEEDVAALCEVVRRCVRPEAGKRAISMGEVARMVRGVGGLSAEQAAPRENPLWWAQLEIASASSETA